The stretch of DNA AACTGATTGTAATGCTTGAGGGCTGATGGAGTTTACATCCCAAAGAGAGATAGTTTCAGCTTCAGCAATGGCTACTTTTCCTCTATTTCTCCACTGCAAGGGGCTTGAATAATCCATTGTTGACACAGGCTTTGATACACCCCATTCCATCATTTCTTCTCCATCACGAATGTCAAATATTCTCACCGCTCTCTGAGAGCTAGAAGTTAAAGCAATAAGAGATCCACAAGGTCTATACCACCATTGTCGAGTTTCTGGATCCATAGGATTGGACAAGGAATTTCTGTGTGAAATATTGTTCGGTAAGGGACCAAGCACTGTTCTTGAAGGTGGTGGTACTCTTTCAAAATAAGAAGCATGCACTTCTTTGGTGTAGAAATCCCACGAGCAAAAACCCGAATCCAAAGCATTCCCCGCAGATGCAGCCACAACATACCTTCCCGAACATCCATCTGCACTAGGAGCTCGAATTACCCAACAGTCTCTCCATATACCAGGAGATACTCCAGCAGGAGGCTTGTACACCGCCTTTTCCTAAAATTTGTTAATAAATCATTAGCCAATAAGATAAAATACTAGACATTTTACCTATAATGTATGTTCATATCGATAAAACTTATACACAGGTTAAGACAAGTACCTCATTGTTAACAATATCATAAAAAGTACACGAACCATCATCATGAGCAAGGAGAACCGACTCGCCTTCAGACACAAACCAGCCTCCTGTTGATGTTTTGCAGCCTATTTCATTCACctggtaaatactattttccTCAGTTTCATCATCAACCATCTGTCTATTCTCCTGATCTTCAAATTCATCAATTGCTTCATCGGCTGTTAGAAGAAGCTCGGCATTTTCTTTCTGAATCATTATGTCCGAAGAACATCCCCCAGCTTCCAACTCTACACCATCAGCTTCTTCTGCATCATAACATTCCATACCAGCATTCATTTCCCTTGTTGTGATTTTCGTTCCCTCCTTATTCAAGGAAGCCAAGAATTCTATTGCTATTGGGTTATCATCAATGGAACTCAATGGCTTATCAACTGCCTTCGATTCAACACTTTGAGAATTTGTTGATGAGGGTTTTAATGATATAACCCGATTTCTGAGCAATTTATGATGTGGAAACAGTCTAGCTTCCAATTCATCACTGTTTAAACCGTTCACCGAGCTTTTACTGTTGTCCACCAGATCAAGCTGATCGCTCACAACAGTTTTCACCTTCTGATCACCAATCTCATTTCCTTTCAAAGTGCTTAACTTCGAACCAGAATCACCAGCAACACGACCCATAGCTTTCTCAATCCCCGAAATCTTGTCTTGAATATCCGAAAGTATCACCTTTGACTCATCTGGTTTATTCAAATCCAACATCTCCTTAGTCCTCTTGATATCAGAAGCAATTCTCTTAACCTTCCCTTCTAAGAAAGCAAGCTTCTCATGTAGCTTACTCGGATAACTATTACAATCCCGACCATCAACACCAGCTTCACTTACCTTTCCCTCCTTAGCAACATCCAAAACATTTACAGACTTCTCCTCCATCTCCTTCTTCCCAAAGCTTTCATCTTTAGCAAGCTTCAAAGGCAAGTCATCTATCTCCACCTTTACTCGAGCTTTCTTTGCGCTCTCTTTCTTGATACAATTCGCCATAGCCTTACCAACATCAACTCCATTCCTCAAATCTAAGCTTGTATCATTCTTCCCATTTCCACACTTTTCACTTTCCATTGTTTTCCCTTCCCAAACCCCACGAACCTTACTCATTTTCTCCGAAATCACACCACTAACTTTACTATCCCTAAAAACCCTAATTCCATTCGAGCCCAATTCGCTACTTTTCGAGCCCAAATCACCAAATCTCTTCTTCTGCTTCCCACAATCCGAAACCCTAGAACCTTCAAAACTTTTTCCAGTGCTCGAAAAAGCCCTATCGGTTCTATCCACCGAAACCCTCCGCTCCTTTCGGACATCCAACACCATCCTCGAAAAATCAGACGGGCTAGGGCTTCGACCTCTCGGCCCAGACGACGAAGTGGACCACCGAGTCCGAGCATCGCCTCCGGTCACTCCCCCAGACACAAAAGCCTTATCTACACGTGTCACAGGTCGGATAGCAGGTTTCTGAACCTTGGAAGTGATCCCAGACCCATTCTCCTTTCCAGTAGAAAACCTACTGTCTGAAATGGGAATCGGAGTAATTGCCTTAAAGGACTTACCAGTTGCAGCAATTTTGGGTCCGGCAGTACGACCGGACCGGTCTTTAATACGGCGAGAAGAGGCGGCGGACatgaaataatttcaaaaaccaACTCCAAATAGCTCACTGCCTGAAGAAATcagcaaaaaaattaaaaatttaaaataaattcaagTCGAAAAAGAACAATCAATCAGTAAAGGCAAATACTTTCAAGTTAAAACACCATACCAAATCATCAAAAACATTAGCATATAATCCCAAACAATACAAATAAAGCAAAAAATCATACTCAGCAAAAACCATTgtttaaatttaagaaaacttAATCATCTTCTTCTTATGAACTAACTAGTTTTTAACAGAACAATCGAAAGGTTAATGCAAACccatatatattattcaaaGAGTAAAACAAATAATTCGAACCCGTTAGAATGGTCCAATCTCTAAATTTCCAGATCTTCTTGGCCGGAGGTGGTGGTCTCAGTCTGAAACAGAGAAGAAGAGATTAGGGTTATAATcacatcaataaaataaaataaaattcgagTCTTAATTAGAACAATCAATGAGTAAAGgtgaaaactttaagttaaaaTTGCATACCAAATCATCAAAGACTGAAGTTTGAACTTtcaaaaaccctaaaaaatgaTTTATTGTcgtcttctcttctcttctctgttCTGAAAATGATTTTTTGAGTTGGGTTAGTATGAGTTTGAGCGGGATCTATATTTTGATttacaacattttttttttttttaattttgaaagttTGTGTCTTTacttttccatttttaattaCCCATTTTACCCTTGacttttgttaaaataaaaaaaaaaaattaagaaaattaacgAGTGAGCTGTGTCTGAATTTGggaaaaaatatatgtacatattattattacatcATTTTAAAATATGGGACACCAAAATTCAATGTATGTACATATTAATGATGTAGATTTGGTGCTTCTTTTTGGTGTTGGGAGAGAGCAAAAAATTCCAATTACAAGGGTAgcattattttgaattaatagGGGTATCAATAATTGTTGTGTGATTTGTTCTTATTGAGGTTGTATTATAGCAAATGTCAAACCTAaatctaacttattaattatttgtgTCAAAAACTAAAACTCAAAGTCAACCTATTTATATTAGAGTTGATCCGATCTGACTCGTTTATATAAAGAATCATTCTTAGTTTTGATTAACTTATCAACTTAAAACATGTTTACAATCTTGTTATGACAAATATATAAGtaatttaatatgtttaaaaaatataatttacatgtagtaatataatatatttatgagtGTATAATTTTACATATGTCATATTACGGAAATAATGAGAGAatctaaatattattattaatgtgttGAATGAATTTCAAAATGAAGAACAAGGTCTTATATAGGATACAAAGATCAGTAAGGTCTAAACCATCTAACCACCGTGCATAACATAAAACGATTTACAACCTTAACTAACCAAGAATCTAATAACGAGTAACTAACTCAacaataaagacaataaaaaaagtaaaagtttGTTACCCCCTCTCAAGATGGACCATATATATCATGTATGGACATCTTGAAAAGGTGAGAAGTAAGTGTTGGAGACGGGAGAGGGTTTGTAAATATGTCGGCAAGTTGTAGATTACTTCTAACTGGTATGAGGCGAATGGCAGACGAGACAATCTTTTCGCGTATGAAATGGCGATCCAATTCGATGTGCTTGGTCCTTTTATGAAATGTAGGAATGTTAGCTATCTGCATAGCAGACTGATCAATGTGGAGACACTAGCAAAAACGGTTGTGGTGTCCAAAATGTAGAGCCCATTAATCAATTCACCTTTGTCAATCATCTTCTTGGTGTGAATTTCTTGCATGTAAAATTTGTTAGCAAAAAAATTTATGACAAGATTATTCCCAACTATTAGACAGCtaacatatattattttatattagaaaGTAGGAACATAAAGCACATTAGTAAGAATAAGTTGATTTGTAATATGGACATTTCCACTTTTGTAATATGAATTCTTCACTTCAGACTGAAACGTTGCCAGAGAAGAAGCATAACACAACAAGAGAAAATGGAGAAACTAGGATATGAGGGAAGCATAACTCTCTTGTTCTGATGCCATATTGCGGAAGTAATGAGAGAATCTAAACATTATTATTAATGTGTTGAATGAATTACAAAGGGAAGAATAAGGTCTTATATAAGATACAAATATCAGCAAGGTCTAAGCCAACTAACTACCGTACATAACAAAGAACGGTTAACAACCTTAACTAACCAAGAATCTAATAACTGGTAACTAACTCAATGATAGAGacaataaaaagataaaagtcTGTTATGTCATTATCGTGTCATTTTCAGATTAAGAATGTCAACCTGAAAATGGTCTGTTTAATAAACGAGTTAGCCATGTAGATCCAAAAATGGCACAAACTCATTTAAGACAAATCTAAACTTGTTTATTTCTTGTGAATTTTGAGTCGCATTATCGTGTCTAACCCAAATTGTCACCTTTACTTGCAAAGACTACTATATTGACGTTTTTATTTTTAGAGcttcaaaaattacaattaaaattttcttatacatttatatttgcttgttttgaagaaaactcaaaataatttattattataatacagttcatgaattattattttgttataaaaaatgCACTTATAAGTAGTGATTAAAAACAATATAGTAGTACACTTATCTTAATtagtcaaaaatattaaaaatttatcaataaaaaatgaattattCATTTATCAAGGCTGCTATTCACTATTTTGCTTTGTAATTTAACATGTTTTGTGCAAAGAGAAGAGATTAATATGTTGTAACTTGTAAGAGTCTTCCTTTCCAATAAACCTAGGATAAAATTTTCAATGCCTATATGATCTATCCCATATGTGAAGATataattttccaattaataaatgcAATACCTTGATAAATGCAATACCTTTTTCATTGTACATTGATCCTAATCAATGTTCATCATCATATCACCACCAGAagaaataagaaataaaaagtaaaattagTTCCAACAATTTGCTTTGAGTATATGATCTACAAGAACACAAACATTTTGCCACAATGTTcacaattcaaaattttaatttaatttgttcTTGAAGCATGGGGTGTACCAAGTTTACACAAAGTATCTTATCTTCAACACCAATAAGGCACCATTTCAATTAAGAGAGCTCGAAAGGAAAAGCTCCCAACAAAACACGAGTTTCAGATCGAATGCCAAGAATCCAAGCCACCACCAAATCAAACATCAAAATAATGCTCGGAAGCTTTCATGCTATATCTTTTCAGTGGCGGTGCCTACTCCGGTCACGATCCCTGTCTCTGTCCCGGTCCCTATCCCGCCCGTACTCTCTATCTCGGTCACGATCATAATCTCGGTCACGATCCCTTCCCCTATCTCGTTCTCTGCTGCGACTCCTACGCCTATCTCTATCATCTCGTTCTCTGTTCCTACCGCTTTCCTTATCATCCCGTTCTCTTCCTCTGTCTCTACTTCTTTCTCTACCATCTCTGTCAACAACACCTGCATAATGCAATTTGGTCAATAAACGAAGTCTCCACATCTTAATAAAGCTGCATACACCTTAAATCCTCTTAATTAAAGATAAAAGgatatttttcacaaaattagATGACATAATCTAACAGTTCAATAGATACAAATGGAAAAGGCTGGTTGGGCAAAGTATAGTTTTGAGCTCAGACCTGGTGAGAGCAcaactcaaaattaaatgagtaaaatcatgaaaaattaatagtgttcAATCAAATTGACAAGGCTCTCCTCTAATCAAACCTAATGGACAATGGATAAAATGCAACAGCCTTTCAAAATATCAGCAGATTAAAAGCACAATTTCCATGTTATTCCGTTTCGAATGAGAATCTAGACAAGTACTCTTGAATGTTTACATGCCAAGAAGAAATTACCTAGTTCCTCCACTTCCCAACCAGCACGTCCAGCACCAGGAAGTGTCCTTCCAGCATCAGCTTGCTGTGTTTTCACACGAAACTTTTTCTTGAGATAGCCAAACTCATCATACATCTCACCATCATCCTGAAATcagcaaagagaaaaaaaaaaaagatcaaaaaaaaaaaaaaacaaaaggaaaGAAAGGAGCCCAAAAGAATGTATCCCCTGCTGGAACAAATAGCTCTTACCTCCTCAGCCTCCCGCCGACGGCGTTTAGTTTCTTCTAGTTCTTCCTCATCAAGCTCTTTGTAACCTCCCCCACGTCCTCCTCtgtcaaataatttaataaatgcgtctttataaaaaaaaatgtgtatatatgtatacactAGCCCTTTTTCTAGCATGATTTGATGTAAGTAGACAAGGcaaaaaaatgaacaaaatgaTAAAATGAAGCAATTATCTTAAAGCGCCAGTGCCCCTAGTTAAAATATACCTAATTTTCATTTGTAAATTGACACATAACTCCAGTGTCTCCAGTACcacaagttaaaaaaaataaacatactgAATATGTGAAGCAATTCTCTTGTGGAACCACTAATTGTAAATAtacattttcaaataaaaacaaCTCTAGTGTCTCCGGTaccataaattaatattaacaaAAGAGAGTTGATATGAACAAAAACAAAGCAAACTAACCTTACACCACCTTCATTGTGACCAGGTTTATTTGTGTTGCAAATATTGCACTTTGTACGCTTTGCCCAGTTGATATTGCCACACCTAGCAAAATAATGAAGAAGCAATATGTAAATTGCCACATGCACTTGCACTCTATAGCGCATTCATGACATTAAtcgtataatattttttaatttcatgcGTACTAAATATCTGTCATGAAAATACTTGGAGCAAATAACACAACATAAAACTAAGATTCATTAACCATTGATCAAATAAGTTCTACAATGTCCTTaacacataataataaaatgtttaaaaaGTGTTTAGCAAACGATTATTATTTTGTTCAGCTCTCATACGTCACAATTTACAGGTGATTTCACATTATCTTCATCTAAATAATTAATACTGCAAATTCCATTAAAAAAAGAACGAGAATTAAGACAATCCAGCACACAAGATCATAATCCAAAGCTTACACTAGAAAATCCATCAACAAAAAGCATGAGAATTAAGAAAATCCAACACAGAAGATCATAATATAAGCTTACATTGGACAAGACCAATCATTAGGACCAAAGAGTCCTGCAGGAGCAGCAGCACCAGCTGATCGGCCAGGACCTCCAGATTCTTGGCCACGACCTCGGCCACGTCCACCACCCCCGAAGCCACCTCCAGAAGCTCCTGTTGGGCGAGCAGTTCCACATCGATTGCAAACACCGCGAAACGCAAAGTTCACATTGGAACAACTACTACAATAACCAAGCATGAGAAGTTTCAGTGATGAATCTATAAGCATATCTATGCAACAAATTACGAAAGGAGCAAGAATGAGCAGCTCACCAATATCACATCACAGACCTTGTATTTGGGCACATCCAATCTCCATCTTGTTGCCACGCTTTTCCAGGAACATCACCCCGGCCTCTACCCCGACCACCAGCCCCATTCAAATCACCAGATTCTTCTTCAGCTCCAACATAATCAGCAACAACACTCGGCATTTGAACGCCAAGTGTTGGTGCTGCTGCTGGCATATCTACAACAGTATTATATGCGTGGTCATTGTTTTTCGATTCAGCAATGTGAACGCCGATAATACTACCATGAAAATCCTTATTGTTAAACCACTCAACAGCAGCAATAGCAGCATGTGGATCCTCATAAGTAACAGTAGCATCTCCTTTTGGCTCATTTGTCACCTTATCTCGATAAAACCATATTTTCGGTCTACCAGTCCGCTTGTCTTTCTGTAAAGTACCATGAAACAAAATCAAACATTAAAGAAGAACAAATGTACTAAACAAAACACAAATCAAAATATGGCAAACGTAAGACTATCACAGATTAAACGTAATGTAATTCTCAATAATACCTGATCAAACTCCATACCTTAAGCAACCCAATGGTCCCAAAAAATTCAGCCACCATATTTTCATCAACCCCATCAGGCAAATTGCAAACATACACAGACCCATTTGAGGGGACTCCTTTTCCTGCATGGTTAGCCATTGATCTCCACCTTCATACCAAGTCCCAACACTGTAAAACGATACACTTATTCATTcccaaaatatataatttaaaagaaacCTAATTCATAGCCATCACAACAATCcatcaaaaaattaagtaaataaaatactataattCAAACGTACACAATCCTAGATCAGCTtcgataataaattaaagaccAAAGTagcaaacccagaaaataaaatttgggggaaattaataaaaaagctaaattgattaaaatagaTTCGTTCCTCAATGCAAAAAACAACACTGCTCTCTCTATATCTCTCTCGTGATAGTGAGCAGGTAggaattttaattgataaattgAAAAGTGAAGGGAATCAAAAGAGAAGAGTAATGTACCTTAAACGAAGCGCTGGAAAGGATTGAGTGGCGTTGTTGGATCGGAATTTCTTCGTAGCTGGGTAGCAATGGCGATTATCTGATGGGAAGGAAGGAAAGTGGTGAACCCTAATTTTAATTGAATTTCatattctctttctctctctatttttgaCCAATTATAAAAACAGTGAGAAACTCAGAAAGGGAAATGGGCCCTCTTGGCCCACTACTTCATAATAAACACTAATGCAACTCTTTTCTTTTGGTATAATTTATagagcaatttgcggcgaaacccccttatgttttgatttttatacacttaatccccttatctttatttttggtggcaaaacccccttatgttttaatttttatacacttaacccccttatctttttttttggtggcaaaaaccccttatgttttaatttttatacacttaaccctcttatcttttttttggtggcaaaacccttcagtttacttttctttgcaaatttaaagttttagttaaatattaccgttaaatactaactggattactactgtatcgacttcgaggttttaccgttacatatacaaaggtgtatacagtggtcatccagttgatatttaacggtaatatttaactggcgtgtcaaatttgcaaagaaaaataaacataagggggttttgccaccaaaaaaagataagagggtaaagtgtataaaaattaaaacataagggggttttgccacaaaaaaaaaagataagggggttaagtgtataaaaattaaaacataaaggggttttgccaccaaaaataaagataagggggttaagtgtataaaaatcaaaacactaATTTCGCCGCAAATCTGCTctctaatttataaaaaaaattttaaaaacaaaaaattacaaaaatacgttctaattagaatttttaatattattttacggttttttagattttaattacatagaataatgtttattttgtgtgtttttttttattttgttgttgattttttcttatttgtatattattttttatgtttttgtatttttattactttcatatagttttcttattatttttgtgtgtttttataaCATACCgtgaaaatgtaaaaataaaaaaaattgaatgtaAAGATGTAAAATTTTTACAAAGATtagtattttatgtaattatcatttttttttcttttttattttatagatattatcaaaattttagggaaaattacactactattttttgtaaattttttacagttttacgctcattttttttatatatatttttaccatattctataaaaacacacacaaaaaaaaaaaaagaagaagaaaactatatgaaagtaattaaaaaaaaacaacgtaaataataatataaaaataacaaaaaattaacaataaaataataagagtataatataaaagtatataaaaaaaccGTATTtgatgtaaataaaatcttaaaaactgtacaattgtatttttttaattttctttttattattatagagTTTTCTTGAAATAATTCCAAAATTTTATTACATGTGGGTTAAAATTAGTAGCTATCACCTTATAAATTCTACAAATCACTTTCACATGATATGAACCACTCTTtcgttttgtattttattttagattaatgATATATGTACACATATATACTAAAAATTGGATTTGATTATAAATCAGATTCACTCTCAATCAAATTGAAGAATCATAATCATAATAAGCTAAGTTGTctactattgagattattagatTAAAGGAGTACGATTgggtatatgtcaaaatttgagAACACACTTTGATAAATATCAAAGTTTAAGGAACACAATTTAGTACAGCAACAATCGTCACGTTATTAAAATTGAACGGAATTGAAAAGAAAGCGTTGAAtcaaacaatctcaatagtttagaaaaaattttaacgatgtaaaaaatttatgagaaataattttgtaaatgtcAAAATTTAGAACATAAAATTCTTAATTAGCCTTAATTAAAACACGACTAGGCCAGACCAAGCAAAAATTGGCACAAGCCAGTCCCAACAATTGAATGATACAACACCATTATTACaaataaaacacaaacaaagcaacaactaaatagaaaacaagaaaagaaaagaggcAAAATAACACCGAAAGTCCCATGAACACCGACACTACTATCAAGCTGAGAATCCACCTTGACACGCTACAACCAAAACACACCAATAGCCCGAGCCACCTGAGCACCCTAGAAACCAAAAGAACCCGAGAAAACCCACTCCTGAAATTAACAACCATAAAGCCCCAAGACGCCAACCACTTGAGAAACCACGCAATGAATCAAAGGAAGACCTAAAATAAAGGAGAGACCCCCTCGATAAAACGTCACCAAAGTTGACATGGAAGAGGCAAAACATCTCGATCGATCGATGAAACTCCAACCAAAAGAAGAACCCTAGAGACTATGTCTAAAGTTTTACAATAACCATGCCATTTTTACTCTTTAGACAAAGTATAAAATGTGAAAAGATGTAACTAAGCATtcataaaaacttaaaaagacATTTGCCAAACTCACTTTGAAATTGTTTTTCTCATTCATTCTAACACTACATTTGttcacaaataaataaataaataaatatgcatATAACAC from Cannabis sativa cultivar Pink pepper isolate KNU-18-1 chromosome 2, ASM2916894v1, whole genome shotgun sequence encodes:
- the LOC115719334 gene encoding KIN14B-interacting protein At4g14310, whose amino-acid sequence is MSAASSRRIKDRSGRTAGPKIAATGKSFKAITPIPISDSRFSTGKENGSGITSKVQKPAIRPVTRVDKAFVSGGVTGGDARTRWSTSSSGPRGRSPSPSDFSRMVLDVRKERRVSVDRTDRAFSSTGKSFEGSRVSDCGKQKKRFGDLGSKSSELGSNGIRVFRDSKVSGVISEKMSKVRGVWEGKTMESEKCGNGKNDTSLDLRNGVDVGKAMANCIKKESAKKARVKVEIDDLPLKLAKDESFGKKEMEEKSVNVLDVAKEGKVSEAGVDGRDCNSYPSKLHEKLAFLEGKVKRIASDIKRTKEMLDLNKPDESKVILSDIQDKISGIEKAMGRVAGDSGSKLSTLKGNEIGDQKVKTVVSDQLDLVDNSKSSVNGLNSDELEARLFPHHKLLRNRVISLKPSSTNSQSVESKAVDKPLSSIDDNPIAIEFLASLNKEGTKITTREMNAGMECYDAEEADGVELEAGGCSSDIMIQKENAELLLTADEAIDEFEDQENRQMVDDETEENSIYQVNEIGCKTSTGGWFVSEGESVLLAHDDGSCTFYDIVNNEEKAVYKPPAGVSPGIWRDCWVIRAPSADGCSGRYVVAASAGNALDSGFCSWDFYTKEVHASYFERVPPPSRTVLGPLPNNISHRNSLSNPMDPETRQWWYRPCGSLIALTSSSQRAVRIFDIRDGEEMMEWGVSKPVSTMDYSSPLQWRNRGKVAIAEAETISLWDVNSISPQALQSVSLSGRKISAFHVNNTDAELGGGVRQRLSSSEAEGNDGVFCTQDTINIMDFRNPSGIGLKIPKLGVNVQSVFSRGDSVFLGCSNVRTSGVKRQSTSEVQQFSLRKQKLFSTYSLPECNADSHYSAITQVWGNSNHVMAVSGLGLFVFDTCTDNDLDPYTSDEDKSQMVREIVGPDDMYSPSFDYSASRTLLISRDRPAIWKHLS
- the LOC115719753 gene encoding transcription initiation factor TFIID subunit 15 isoform X1, whose product is MANHAGKGVPSNGSVYVCNLPDGVDENMVAEFFGTIGLLKKDKRTGRPKIWFYRDKVTNEPKGDATVTYEDPHAAIAAVEWFNNKDFHGSIIGVHIAESKNNDHAYNTVVDMPAAAPTLGVQMPSVVADYVGAEEESGDLNGAGGRGRGRGDVPGKAWQQDGDWMCPNTSSCSNVNFAFRGVCNRCGTARPTGASGGGFGGGGRGRGRGQESGGPGRSAGAAAPAGLFGPNDWSCPMCGNINWAKRTKCNICNTNKPGHNEGGVRGGRGGGYKELDEEELEETKRRRREAEEDDGEMYDEFGYLKKKFRVKTQQADAGRTLPGAGRAGWEVEELGVVDRDGRERSRDRGRERDDKESGRNRERDDRDRRRSRSRERDRGRDRDRDYDRDRDREYGRDRDRDRDRDRDRSRHRH
- the LOC115719753 gene encoding transcription initiation factor TFIID subunit 15 isoform X3, yielding MEFDQKDKRTGRPKIWFYRDKVTNEPKGDATVTYEDPHAAIAAVEWFNNKDFHGSIIGVHIAESKNNDHAYNTVVDMPAAAPTLGVQMPSVVADYVGAEEESGDLNGAGGRGRGRGDVPGKAWQQDGDWMCPNTSSCSNVNFAFRGVCNRCGTARPTGASGGGFGGGGRGRGRGQESGGPGRSAGAAAPAGLFGPNDWSCPMCGNINWAKRTKCNICNTNKPGHNEGGVRGGRGGGYKELDEEELEETKRRRREAEEDDGEMYDEFGYLKKKFRVKTQQADAGRTLPGAGRAGWEVEELGVVDRDGRERSRDRGRERDDKESGRNRERDDRDRRRSRSRERDRGRDRDRDYDRDRDREYGRDRDRDRDRDRDRSRHRH
- the LOC115719753 gene encoding transcription initiation factor TFIID subunit 15 isoform X2, with the protein product MANHAGKGVPSNGSVYVCNLPDGVDENMVAEFFGTIGLLKKDKRTGRPKIWFYRDKVTNEPKGDATVTYEDPHAAIAAVEWFNNKDFHGSIIGVHIAESKNNDHAYNTVVDMPAAAPTLGVQMPSVVADYVGAEEESGDLNGAGGRGRGRGDVPGKAWQQDGDWMCPNTSCSNVNFAFRGVCNRCGTARPTGASGGGFGGGGRGRGRGQESGGPGRSAGAAAPAGLFGPNDWSCPMCGNINWAKRTKCNICNTNKPGHNEGGVRGGRGGGYKELDEEELEETKRRRREAEEDDGEMYDEFGYLKKKFRVKTQQADAGRTLPGAGRAGWEVEELGVVDRDGRERSRDRGRERDDKESGRNRERDDRDRRRSRSRERDRGRDRDRDYDRDRDREYGRDRDRDRDRDRDRSRHRH